A region from the Myxococcales bacterium genome encodes:
- a CDS encoding integration host factor subunit alpha produces MTKAEIVQALYARVGGFSKKESADLVDLVFEMIKETLGKGEKVKISGFGNFVLRDKRQRPGRNPQTGEAIQISERRVLTFKASQILKQTLNKKDGANGAAVAAAPAGSPAMGEPLHKD; encoded by the coding sequence ATGACGAAAGCAGAGATCGTCCAGGCTCTCTATGCACGTGTCGGGGGCTTCTCGAAGAAGGAATCGGCCGATTTGGTCGATCTTGTCTTTGAGATGATCAAAGAGACACTAGGCAAAGGCGAGAAGGTAAAAATCAGCGGCTTTGGCAACTTCGTGCTGCGCGACAAGCGGCAGCGTCCGGGGCGCAACCCGCAGACCGGCGAAGCCATCCAGATCAGCGAGCGCCGCGTCCTCACCTTCAAGGCGAGCCAAATTCTCAAGCAGACTCTCAACAAGAAAGACGGCGCCAACGGCGCCGCCGTAGCCGCAGCGCCCGCCGGTTCACCGGCTATGGGCGAACCGCTCCACAAAGACTGA
- a CDS encoding MerR family transcriptional regulator: protein MAEEKLPEKPYYRIGEVSSLVGVEPHVLRYWEREFRTIRPQKSARGQRVYSRRDVETLMRVRQLLYKDGFTIAGARRKLQQDRVASEEDATMAPATASAAVREPQAAEASLPDGARPAVAPLSSPSLLVAGASPSPDEPRRAKTRTRTPSLPLFAAESAESAAPAVDAPRPEGARDRDLREAPAGLELRAVLRELRGEIEVFLEDLR, encoded by the coding sequence ATGGCCGAAGAGAAGCTTCCCGAGAAGCCGTACTACCGGATCGGCGAAGTCTCTTCGCTGGTCGGCGTCGAGCCGCACGTGCTGCGCTACTGGGAGCGAGAGTTTCGCACCATCCGCCCGCAAAAGAGCGCGCGCGGGCAGCGCGTGTACTCGCGGCGCGACGTGGAAACGCTCATGCGGGTCCGGCAGCTCCTCTACAAGGACGGCTTCACCATCGCGGGGGCACGGCGCAAGCTCCAGCAAGACCGCGTGGCGTCCGAAGAGGACGCCACGATGGCGCCGGCGACGGCTAGCGCTGCGGTACGCGAACCCCAAGCCGCGGAGGCGTCGTTGCCCGACGGCGCGCGACCGGCCGTCGCGCCGTTGAGTTCGCCCTCCTTGTTGGTCGCCGGCGCTTCCCCATCGCCGGACGAGCCCCGTCGCGCGAAGACCAGGACGCGAACGCCGTCGCTGCCGCTGTTTGCTGCGGAGAGCGCCGAGAGCGCGGCACCGGCGGTGGATGCGCCCCGGCCTGAGGGCGCTCGAGACCGCGACCTTCGAGAAGCGCCGGCGGGCCTCGAATTGCGCGCGGTGCTGAGGGAGCTTCGAGGCGAGATTGAAGTCTTCCTCGAAGACCTTCGGTAA
- a CDS encoding TIGR04551 family protein, with amino-acid sequence MALAVLVSASSAFAQATDAAPAPAAPAPGSAPAGGAAGTPAPAAAPSTLAPAASPPAAVRAPRPALVGGLPSVDPAVDAKDLAKQGGERPNDSLERPTEVFSEDWWGRTRPVLELHGYFRTRGELLHNFSLGRHDNVGQALWGQPLDNTYTDRAGVEHAVKLCGTDPANPSNCSDKSQATANLRFRLTPELHISDNLRVLSQVDALDNVVLGTPFSSVGGVQNSIEVKRAWAEYATPVGQVRFGRMPDHWGLGMLANAGNGLDHDHQSTIDRIQFVTGLRALDLYLGGSWDFVNSGPTRQLEALAGSPYSAGNLVNVDQWSAFVARRMNPDLQRLALARGNVVVNTGVYATYSKQLLDVAFGRAFDPTTADNGLERRGLEVLTPDLWVQLLWNKLRIEAEGVAKYGSVERFQSAQNAKIRQFGLATQTEFRAIEDKLRLSFGFGWASGDPWVEGLTARGAGLPQRWGDGAISTFRMNPAYQVDLIFFRRILSAVEGAYYFRPSVEYDFLRNPNGQKFGGIATIIWSRASEYTQTPGNRRDLGVELNLSLYFQAKDGSFNDNPDRVGGFYSMLQYGVFFPLGGLDYLPGEKTLLLPNWDTSSAQTVRLFLGVAF; translated from the coding sequence GTGGCGCTCGCCGTGTTGGTCTCCGCGAGCTCCGCGTTCGCGCAGGCGACCGACGCAGCGCCGGCACCGGCGGCTCCCGCGCCGGGCTCAGCCCCGGCGGGCGGCGCGGCTGGCACACCCGCACCCGCCGCCGCGCCGTCGACGCTCGCTCCGGCTGCATCACCGCCGGCGGCGGTGCGCGCCCCTCGCCCTGCGCTCGTTGGCGGCTTGCCGAGCGTCGACCCCGCCGTCGACGCGAAGGATCTGGCGAAGCAGGGCGGCGAGCGCCCGAACGACTCCCTCGAGCGCCCCACGGAGGTCTTCAGCGAAGACTGGTGGGGGCGAACGCGGCCGGTGCTCGAGCTGCACGGCTACTTCCGAACGCGTGGCGAACTCCTGCACAACTTCTCGCTCGGCCGTCACGACAACGTGGGTCAAGCGCTCTGGGGTCAGCCGCTCGACAACACGTACACCGATCGCGCGGGCGTCGAGCACGCCGTGAAGCTCTGCGGAACCGACCCGGCGAACCCGAGCAACTGCAGCGACAAGTCTCAAGCGACGGCCAACCTCCGCTTCCGACTTACGCCCGAACTGCACATCTCGGACAACCTCCGGGTCTTGTCGCAGGTCGATGCGCTCGACAACGTCGTCCTCGGCACGCCCTTCAGCAGCGTCGGCGGCGTACAAAACTCCATCGAGGTGAAGCGCGCCTGGGCCGAATACGCGACGCCAGTCGGGCAAGTCCGCTTCGGCCGCATGCCCGATCACTGGGGTCTTGGCATGCTCGCGAACGCGGGCAACGGCCTCGATCACGATCACCAAAGCACCATCGACCGCATCCAGTTCGTCACGGGCCTACGCGCCCTCGATCTCTACTTGGGCGGCTCGTGGGACTTCGTGAACTCAGGCCCCACGCGGCAGCTCGAGGCTCTCGCCGGCTCTCCCTACAGCGCCGGGAACCTGGTCAACGTCGACCAGTGGTCAGCCTTCGTCGCGCGCCGCATGAACCCCGACTTGCAGCGCCTCGCGCTGGCGCGCGGCAACGTCGTCGTCAACACCGGCGTCTACGCGACCTACAGCAAGCAGCTGCTCGACGTCGCCTTCGGTCGCGCCTTCGATCCGACCACCGCCGACAACGGCCTCGAGCGGCGCGGCCTTGAGGTCCTCACGCCGGACCTCTGGGTCCAGCTCCTGTGGAACAAGCTCCGCATCGAAGCCGAGGGCGTCGCCAAGTACGGCTCCGTCGAGCGCTTCCAATCGGCGCAGAACGCCAAAATTCGTCAGTTCGGCCTCGCGACGCAGACCGAGTTCCGCGCCATCGAAGACAAGCTTCGGTTGTCCTTCGGCTTCGGTTGGGCGAGCGGCGATCCCTGGGTCGAGGGCCTCACGGCTCGCGGCGCCGGTCTCCCGCAGCGTTGGGGCGACGGCGCCATCTCAACCTTCCGAATGAACCCGGCCTACCAGGTCGACCTCATCTTCTTCCGCCGCATCTTGTCGGCCGTGGAGGGCGCTTATTACTTCCGCCCCTCCGTCGAATACGACTTCCTCCGCAACCCGAACGGACAAAAGTTCGGTGGCATCGCGACGATCATCTGGAGCCGCGCCAGCGAGTACACCCAGACGCCCGGCAACCGGCGCGACCTCGGCGTCGAGCTCAACCTGTCGCTCTACTTCCAGGCCAAAGACGGCTCGTTCAACGACAACCCGGACCGCGTCGGGGGCTTCTACTCGATGCTCCAATACGGCGTCTTCTTCCCGCTCGGAGGCCTCGACTACCTCCCCGGCGAAAAGACGCTTCTCCTGCCTAACTGGGACACGTCGAGCGCTCAGACGGTACGCCTCTTCTTGGGCGTCGCGTTCTGA
- a CDS encoding sigma-54-dependent Fis family transcriptional regulator: MPKILIVDDQRNMRTTLAMMLRGLGYEVYEAADGDEGSEKGATGAFDVVLTDLRMGAKDGMAVLAAIKETQPMTEVIVMTAYGTIESAVEAMRRGAFDYIQKPFTEEELLVKIEKALERRRLAGEVALLASEFRDRYKFENIVGRSQEIRELLGRIVRIAPTDATVLITGESGTGKELVAKAIHANSKRAHRMFVPVNCAAISETLLESELFGHARGAFTGAVSARKGLFEEADGGTFFFDEIAETPVSFQAKLLRVIQEKEIRRVGENKPVKVDVRMIAATNQDLMTAVAEKRFRQDLYYRLNVARFHLKPLRERREDLADLTQLFLDKYNKKTGFKARLDEGVLEAFQRYDFPGNIRELEHMIEQAVALIQNGVIKADDLLPPQANPPRASSGRTLAEVVDSAERTAIEAALRDADGNREKAAEFLEISPTTLWRKMTRHGVTFDAR; encoded by the coding sequence ATGCCGAAAATTCTCATCGTCGACGACCAGCGCAACATGCGCACGACGCTCGCCATGATGCTGCGAGGCTTGGGCTACGAGGTCTACGAAGCGGCCGACGGCGACGAGGGCTCCGAAAAGGGAGCCACCGGGGCCTTCGACGTCGTGCTCACCGATCTGCGCATGGGCGCGAAAGACGGCATGGCCGTCTTGGCGGCCATCAAGGAGACCCAACCGATGACCGAGGTCATCGTGATGACGGCCTATGGCACCATCGAGAGCGCCGTCGAAGCGATGCGCCGCGGCGCCTTCGACTACATCCAGAAGCCGTTCACCGAAGAAGAGCTGCTCGTCAAAATCGAGAAGGCCCTCGAGCGACGCCGCCTCGCCGGCGAGGTCGCGCTCCTCGCGAGCGAGTTCCGCGATCGCTACAAGTTCGAGAACATCGTGGGCCGTTCGCAGGAGATTCGCGAGCTGCTCGGCCGCATCGTACGAATCGCCCCAACCGACGCGACCGTCCTCATCACGGGAGAGAGCGGCACCGGAAAGGAGCTGGTGGCGAAGGCCATTCACGCCAACTCAAAACGTGCACACCGCATGTTCGTCCCCGTGAACTGCGCCGCCATCAGCGAGACGCTCCTCGAGAGCGAGCTCTTCGGCCACGCGCGCGGCGCCTTCACGGGCGCCGTATCGGCGCGCAAGGGTCTCTTCGAGGAGGCCGACGGCGGGACGTTCTTCTTCGACGAGATCGCCGAGACACCGGTCTCGTTCCAGGCCAAGCTGCTCCGCGTCATTCAGGAGAAAGAGATCCGCCGCGTCGGTGAGAACAAGCCGGTGAAGGTCGATGTCAGGATGATCGCGGCGACGAACCAAGACCTCATGACGGCCGTTGCCGAGAAGCGTTTCCGCCAAGATCTCTACTACCGACTCAACGTCGCGCGATTCCACCTGAAGCCGCTCCGTGAGCGCCGTGAGGACCTGGCCGACCTCACGCAGCTCTTCCTCGACAAGTACAACAAGAAGACCGGCTTCAAAGCGCGCCTCGACGAAGGCGTGCTTGAAGCGTTCCAGCGCTACGACTTCCCGGGAAACATCCGTGAACTCGAGCACATGATCGAGCAGGCCGTCGCGCTAATCCAAAACGGCGTCATCAAAGCGGACGACCTCTTGCCGCCGCAGGCCAATCCGCCCCGCGCGAGTTCGGGCCGCACGCTCGCCGAGGTCGTCGACAGCGCCGAGCGGACAGCCATCGAAGCGGCCCTCCGCGACGCCGACGGCAACCGGGAGAAGGCCGCCGAGTTCCTTGAGATCTCGCCCACGACGCTTTGGCGCAAGATGACCCGTCACGGCGTGACCTTCGACGCCCGCTAA
- a CDS encoding response regulator, producing MAAFLVVDDDESQAHTLALSLRLEGLDATAAVGPQAALAMLRVAPARVVVCDLRMKGKSGLELARELEAVHPGTKVVLTSGYPLSDAQIERSGCQAIVGFVPKPCDLPALVTLLRRLYSEPPAPPPSSARMLTRPASRE from the coding sequence ATGGCGGCGTTCTTGGTGGTCGACGATGACGAGAGCCAAGCCCACACGCTGGCCTTGAGCCTGCGCCTCGAGGGGCTCGACGCGACGGCCGCCGTCGGCCCGCAGGCGGCGCTCGCCATGTTGCGGGTCGCGCCGGCACGCGTCGTCGTCTGCGATCTGCGCATGAAGGGCAAGAGCGGCCTCGAGCTCGCGCGCGAGCTTGAGGCTGTGCACCCTGGCACGAAGGTGGTCCTCACGAGCGGTTACCCGCTGAGCGACGCGCAAATCGAGCGGAGCGGGTGCCAGGCCATCGTGGGGTTCGTGCCCAAGCCTTGCGACTTGCCCGCGTTGGTCACGCTCCTGCGCCGGCTCTACTCGGAGCCGCCGGCTCCGCCGCCGTCGTCGGCGCGCATGCTGACACGCCCGGCCTCGCGCGAGTAA
- the queA gene encoding tRNA preQ1(34) S-adenosylmethionine ribosyltransferase-isomerase QueA has translation MRVDAFTYELPEELIAQRPAAERESARLCVVLPHALEHHVVRELPELLPDGALLVVNDTRVVPARLLGHRRPSGGKVEIFLVRQEGSTGRGERWRALGRASKTLRPDTEIEVGALTVRVLTRHDDGTLDVELESGDGRSVRELVHALGHVPLPPYIARGDDADDAARYQTVFARVDGAVAAPTAGLHLTDALLARLMARGAAQTAITLHVGLGTFQPVTAEDLDDHPMHAEFFEVSEATAHAIAAARKRGAPVVAVGTTVARALESAADRERPGLVVPQAGETRLLIQPGYRFRVVDRLLTNFHLPRSTLLAMVCAFAGTERILEAYAACVRDRYRFFSYGDAMLVAREPRTP, from the coding sequence GTGCGCGTCGACGCGTTCACCTACGAGCTGCCCGAGGAGCTCATCGCGCAGAGGCCCGCCGCGGAGCGCGAGTCCGCGCGCCTCTGCGTGGTACTTCCCCACGCGCTCGAGCATCACGTTGTCCGCGAGCTACCGGAGCTCTTGCCGGATGGCGCGCTCCTCGTGGTCAACGACACGAGGGTCGTACCGGCGCGGCTCTTGGGTCACCGTCGCCCGAGCGGCGGCAAGGTCGAGATCTTCTTGGTACGCCAAGAGGGCTCGACGGGGCGCGGCGAGCGGTGGAGAGCCCTCGGCCGCGCCTCGAAGACGCTCCGGCCCGACACGGAGATCGAAGTCGGCGCGCTCACGGTGCGCGTGCTCACGCGGCACGACGACGGCACGCTCGACGTCGAGCTCGAGAGCGGCGACGGCCGCTCCGTTCGCGAGCTCGTGCACGCCCTCGGCCACGTGCCACTCCCGCCTTACATCGCGCGCGGCGACGACGCCGACGACGCGGCGCGCTACCAAACGGTCTTCGCGCGGGTCGACGGCGCCGTCGCCGCGCCGACGGCCGGCTTGCACCTGACCGACGCGTTGCTCGCGAGGCTCATGGCGCGCGGTGCCGCGCAAACGGCCATCACGCTCCACGTGGGGCTCGGCACGTTTCAGCCGGTGACAGCCGAAGACCTCGACGACCATCCGATGCACGCAGAGTTCTTTGAGGTCAGCGAGGCCACGGCGCACGCCATCGCCGCCGCCCGCAAGCGCGGTGCGCCCGTCGTGGCCGTCGGCACGACGGTGGCTCGCGCCCTCGAGAGCGCCGCGGACCGGGAGCGCCCAGGCCTCGTCGTGCCGCAGGCCGGTGAAACGCGCCTCTTGATTCAGCCTGGGTATCGCTTCCGCGTCGTCGATCGGCTGCTCACCAACTTCCACTTGCCGCGCTCGACGCTGCTGGCGATGGTCTGCGCCTTCGCGGGCACCGAGCGGATCCTCGAGGCCTACGCCGCCTGCGTTCGCGACCGCTATCGCTTCTTCTCCTACGGAGATGCGATGCTTGTGGCTCGGGAGCCCCGGACACCATGA
- the tgt gene encoding tRNA guanosine(34) transglycosylase Tgt — MKPRTPGFSFRVTHQDGHARRSVLTTPHGDVDLPTFMPVGTQGSVKTLTPDEVAATGARIVLGNTYHLWQRPGPDALAHFGGLHRFTKWPHAMLTDSGGFQAFSLAKLRKTTEDGFSFRSHLDGNLLHLSPEEAVRIQGAIGADIQMQLDICPPGQAPRREVEEAVARTTRWAKRALAAPRPEAQALFGIVQGACFTDLRRAHAAELAALDPGFDGLALGGFSVGEPIPKMLETLSEVAHTLDAERPRYLMGVGTPSDLLECIERGIDMFDCVLPTRNARNGQALTQFGKVVIKQARYRLDASPLDPKCGCPACAGGFARGYLRHLFLAGEILALRLLTVHNLHFYGELVAGARKAIERERYAEYKRSLLARMSEGG, encoded by the coding sequence ATGAAACCCCGCACGCCAGGCTTCTCTTTTCGCGTCACCCACCAAGACGGCCACGCGCGCCGCTCGGTGCTCACGACGCCGCACGGCGACGTCGACCTGCCGACCTTCATGCCCGTAGGAACCCAGGGCAGCGTCAAGACACTCACCCCCGACGAGGTGGCGGCAACGGGAGCCCGCATCGTCCTCGGCAACACCTACCACCTGTGGCAACGTCCAGGGCCCGACGCGCTCGCGCATTTCGGCGGCCTTCATCGCTTCACCAAGTGGCCCCACGCGATGCTCACCGACTCGGGCGGCTTTCAGGCGTTCTCCCTCGCGAAGCTCCGCAAGACCACCGAAGACGGCTTCTCGTTTCGCTCGCACCTCGACGGCAACCTCTTGCACTTGTCACCGGAAGAGGCCGTGCGCATCCAAGGCGCCATTGGCGCCGACATCCAAATGCAGCTCGACATCTGCCCGCCGGGGCAGGCCCCGCGCCGCGAGGTCGAAGAGGCCGTAGCCCGCACGACGCGCTGGGCAAAGCGCGCCCTCGCCGCGCCGCGGCCCGAGGCCCAGGCCCTCTTCGGAATCGTGCAAGGTGCATGTTTCACCGATCTTCGCCGGGCGCACGCGGCGGAGCTGGCCGCCCTCGACCCGGGCTTCGACGGCTTGGCCCTGGGCGGTTTCTCCGTCGGCGAGCCCATCCCGAAGATGCTGGAAACGCTGTCGGAGGTTGCGCACACGCTCGATGCCGAGCGCCCGCGGTACCTCATGGGCGTGGGCACCCCGAGCGATCTGCTCGAGTGCATCGAGCGGGGCATCGACATGTTCGACTGCGTGCTTCCGACGCGTAACGCCCGCAACGGGCAGGCGCTCACCCAGTTCGGCAAGGTCGTCATCAAGCAGGCGCGCTACCGCCTCGACGCCTCGCCTCTCGACCCAAAGTGTGGCTGCCCCGCGTGCGCCGGCGGCTTCGCGAGGGGCTACCTGAGGCACCTGTTCCTGGCGGGAGAAATCCTGGCGCTGCGGCTCCTTACGGTCCACAACCTCCACTTCTACGGCGAGCTCGTGGCAGGGGCCCGCAAAGCCATCGAGCGGGAGCGTTACGCCGAGTACAAGCGCTCCCTTTTGGCGCGCATGAGCGAAGGGGGCTGA